The Candidatus Nitrosymbiomonas proteolyticus genome has a segment encoding these proteins:
- a CDS encoding tRNA (N6-isopentenyl adenosine(37)-C2)-methylthiotransferase MiaB, translated as MNEEDSVQMARYLEEAGFAPARTLRDAQVVLLNTCSVRSKPEQKAFSMLGEVGLLKREKPELIVGVCGCMAQLRSDEIKRRAPFVDFVIGTGQIATLPGLVEEAAQARKFRTRLALPERKGAVVTDVPRRIAPPTGSSAGWGKLKAFVPIQYGCDKFCTFCIVPTTRGRERSRPTEDIVGEVRQLAQRGAKEVTLLGQTVNSYGRNLAEGRVPFSKLLWLLAGISGLERIRYTSPYPRDFKEDLIECIRECPQVMEHVHLPLQSGDDEVLKEMRRQYTLGSFAQILENLRVAVPDLGVTTDLIVGFPGETEEMFRHTMAAVERFQFDGAFMFAYSPRPGTPAADREQVPGPVKKRRLLELIELQTSITLRRNESRVGRVLEVLVEGPSRKNPTRFEGYSREFTMVHFPGDPEQIGRLVRVEATAAHLWGVSGRIVEGA; from the coding sequence ATGAACGAAGAGGACAGCGTTCAGATGGCGCGTTATCTCGAAGAGGCCGGGTTCGCCCCCGCGCGAACGCTTCGGGATGCCCAAGTCGTGCTCCTCAACACCTGCTCGGTTCGCAGCAAGCCCGAGCAAAAGGCGTTTTCGATGCTGGGCGAAGTCGGACTGTTGAAGCGTGAGAAGCCCGAACTCATTGTCGGCGTTTGCGGGTGCATGGCGCAACTCCGGAGCGATGAGATCAAGCGTCGCGCTCCGTTCGTTGATTTTGTGATCGGAACTGGGCAGATCGCAACCCTTCCTGGGCTCGTAGAGGAAGCCGCGCAGGCTCGGAAATTCCGGACCCGGCTCGCGCTGCCCGAGCGCAAGGGCGCCGTCGTAACGGACGTACCGCGTCGTATCGCGCCCCCAACGGGCTCCTCCGCTGGTTGGGGAAAACTCAAGGCGTTCGTGCCGATCCAGTACGGATGCGACAAGTTCTGCACGTTTTGCATCGTCCCGACGACCCGGGGCCGGGAGCGGTCTCGGCCCACCGAGGACATCGTCGGGGAGGTTCGGCAACTCGCGCAGAGGGGCGCCAAAGAGGTCACGCTCTTGGGGCAGACCGTAAACAGCTACGGGAGGAATCTGGCCGAAGGGCGAGTCCCGTTCAGCAAGCTGTTGTGGCTTCTCGCGGGCATATCGGGTTTGGAGAGGATTCGCTACACCTCGCCCTACCCCCGTGACTTCAAAGAGGACCTCATCGAGTGCATCCGCGAATGCCCGCAGGTGATGGAGCACGTTCATCTTCCCCTCCAATCCGGTGACGACGAGGTGCTGAAGGAGATGCGGCGGCAGTACACGCTGGGCTCGTTCGCGCAGATTCTCGAGAATTTGCGGGTGGCCGTGCCCGATCTCGGCGTCACTACTGACCTGATCGTGGGGTTTCCGGGAGAAACCGAAGAGATGTTTCGGCACACGATGGCCGCGGTCGAGAGATTTCAGTTCGATGGTGCTTTCATGTTCGCCTACAGCCCGCGCCCCGGAACTCCGGCAGCGGACAGGGAGCAGGTTCCGGGACCCGTGAAGAAGCGGAGACTGCTCGAGCTCATTGAACTTCAGACTTCGATCACGCTTCGAAGAAACGAGAGTCGCGTCGGGAGGGTGCTTGAGGTGCTGGTCGAAGGGCCGAGCCGCAAGAACCCCACGAGGTTCGAAGGTTATTCGCGCGAGTTCACGATGGTCCATTTCCCTGGCGACCCTGAGCAAATCGGCCGCCTCGTTCGAGTCGAGGCGACCGCGGCGCATCTTTGGGGCGTTTCGGGCCGGATCGTCGAAGGAGCGTAG
- a CDS encoding formylglycine-generating enzyme, whose protein sequence is MRIPPARFNSGSARSEIRLGNLRGPEFVGHLGAIIHPVTAVWINRIILVLSFAGIFVAGVLSLGHILERPLPCGIYGGGCDAVALDPSSKWFNIPVAVYGLVAYLTVTGLTILRLTGSGESWKALTRAGFVLTLGGALVSFYLQYHSLAVIKSLCPWCMASAITMTLLFLFHAVLWQSGPPEDARGSAIDFGVLGISAVLALGFLGWEAVKLTRSEKLTVDISVLGDNSYEQLVPEDAHVHGSKDAPITIVEFADFTCGQCMKLYPVIKDLVRRSNGKIKHVYRHFPLFESHPAALTSAILSEYAGEHGFFWQFAEQSSMLQQDQTKQTDVYFALIRNFGLDAEKARQILRDPESGAFSRVYRDRALADKLGLISTPVIIILADGLKARTVSSADLINTLSAPEYQAILKGDVP, encoded by the coding sequence ATGAGAATACCTCCCGCCCGGTTCAACTCAGGCTCGGCGCGGAGCGAGATCAGGCTTGGGAACCTGCGCGGTCCTGAGTTCGTTGGACACCTGGGAGCTATAATTCACCCCGTGACAGCGGTCTGGATCAACCGAATCATCTTAGTGCTATCGTTCGCCGGGATTTTCGTCGCCGGCGTTCTGAGCTTGGGGCACATCTTGGAACGCCCTTTGCCGTGCGGAATCTACGGCGGAGGATGCGATGCGGTCGCGCTCGATCCTAGCTCGAAGTGGTTCAATATCCCGGTCGCAGTTTATGGCCTTGTGGCGTACTTGACCGTTACGGGTCTTACGATCCTGCGCCTAACGGGCTCTGGGGAGAGTTGGAAGGCCCTCACCCGCGCGGGTTTCGTCCTGACTTTGGGAGGAGCGCTCGTGAGCTTCTACCTGCAATATCACTCCCTCGCGGTCATCAAGTCGCTTTGCCCGTGGTGCATGGCGTCGGCAATCACGATGACGCTGCTCTTCTTGTTCCATGCCGTCCTGTGGCAGTCCGGTCCCCCCGAGGATGCCCGAGGATCTGCGATCGACTTTGGGGTTCTTGGGATCAGCGCGGTGCTCGCGCTTGGGTTCCTTGGCTGGGAGGCGGTGAAGCTCACCCGCAGTGAGAAGCTCACGGTCGACATCTCGGTCCTTGGCGACAACTCCTACGAGCAACTCGTTCCCGAGGACGCCCATGTTCACGGATCGAAGGACGCGCCGATTACGATCGTCGAGTTTGCCGACTTCACCTGCGGCCAATGCATGAAGCTGTACCCGGTGATTAAGGACCTCGTCCGCAGAAGCAACGGCAAGATCAAGCACGTGTACCGCCACTTCCCGCTGTTTGAGTCCCACCCGGCTGCTCTTACCTCCGCCATTCTCAGCGAATACGCGGGCGAGCATGGGTTCTTTTGGCAGTTCGCCGAGCAGTCCTCGATGCTACAGCAAGATCAAACGAAGCAGACCGACGTGTACTTTGCGTTGATCCGAAACTTCGGGCTGGACGCCGAGAAGGCGCGCCAGATTCTGAGGGACCCCGAAAGCGGTGCGTTCAGCCGAGTGTACAGAGACCGCGCGCTCGCCGACAAACTCGGACTGATCAGCACCCCCGTGATCATCATTCTCGCGGACGGCCTCAAGGCCCGAACGGTGTCGTCGGCCGATTTGATCAACACGCTGAGCGCTCCCGAGTATCAGGCGATTCTAAAGGGCGATGTCCCCTAA
- a CDS encoding inositol 2-dehydrogenase, producing MSPKPRVLVAMSGGVDSSVAAALMVRRGFEAIGVTMQIWQESQTDPRHSGCCSLGAVEDARRVANRIGIPHYVINFRDEFKESVIDRFVEDYLSGLTPNPCVECNRSIKFDLLLQKMKELNCDLLVTGHYARIRRTAKSGLFRLLRARGKSKDQSYVLYMLTQEQMAVTRFPMGEFSSKEKARELAFSLGLHVSDKPDSQEICFVSEAGGYREFLRKHRQEAFAEGEIVDSQGQVVGQHAGVANFTVGQRRGIGVASERPLYVLNLDPDLRRVVVGSGDDLLVRRVKFGDPVWPSGHVPSRPVSVYAKIRYNMEVRKAVLHPSAEPIIEFDEPVRAVTPGQIAVAYAGKSVLVGGRIVGPA from the coding sequence ATGTCCCCTAAGCCGCGCGTCCTTGTCGCTATGTCGGGCGGAGTCGATAGCAGCGTCGCCGCGGCCCTCATGGTGCGTCGAGGCTTTGAGGCGATCGGCGTTACGATGCAGATTTGGCAAGAAAGCCAAACAGATCCTCGGCATTCGGGATGCTGCTCGCTTGGGGCCGTCGAGGACGCCCGACGGGTCGCGAACCGTATAGGAATCCCTCACTACGTTATCAATTTCCGTGACGAATTCAAGGAGTCGGTCATCGATCGGTTCGTCGAGGACTACCTGAGCGGCCTGACTCCCAACCCCTGCGTCGAGTGCAACCGTTCGATCAAGTTCGATCTGCTTCTACAGAAGATGAAGGAGCTAAATTGCGATCTGCTCGTTACGGGGCATTACGCCCGAATTCGCCGGACGGCCAAGAGCGGCCTCTTTCGCCTTCTGCGGGCGAGAGGAAAGTCCAAGGATCAATCGTATGTCCTGTACATGTTGACCCAGGAACAGATGGCCGTGACGAGATTTCCGATGGGCGAGTTTTCGTCTAAGGAAAAGGCGCGAGAGTTGGCGTTTTCTTTGGGGCTGCACGTCTCCGACAAGCCCGATTCGCAGGAGATCTGCTTTGTGAGCGAAGCCGGAGGCTACCGCGAGTTCCTTCGCAAGCACCGCCAAGAAGCGTTTGCCGAGGGTGAGATCGTTGATTCGCAGGGCCAGGTCGTGGGGCAGCATGCCGGAGTCGCGAACTTCACCGTCGGGCAACGACGCGGTATCGGAGTCGCGAGCGAACGGCCTTTGTACGTCCTCAACCTCGACCCGGACCTGCGGCGCGTCGTCGTGGGGTCCGGCGACGACCTGCTAGTGCGAAGAGTGAAGTTCGGCGACCCGGTTTGGCCGAGCGGACACGTCCCAAGCCGGCCCGTTAGCGTTTACGCAAAGATCCGCTACAACATGGAGGTCCGAAAGGCCGTCCTTCATCCGAGCGCCGAGCCTATCATCGAGTTCGACGAGCCGGTTCGCGCCGTCACCCCGGGACAGATTGCCGTCGCTTACGCGGGGAAGTCAGTACTCGTGGGTGGGCGCATTGTCGGCCCTGCTTGA
- a CDS encoding peptidase S8, with protein MSDHEDKNAMLYLLAGIGLGAIIGVAAGMLFAPKAGSEMREDIADKYREIKSKTEEWIAEQKAKRSSKHAAGEEVGA; from the coding sequence ATGAGCGACCATGAAGACAAGAACGCGATGCTCTATCTCCTTGCCGGCATCGGTTTGGGCGCCATTATCGGCGTAGCTGCGGGCATGCTGTTCGCACCGAAAGCAGGCTCGGAAATGAGAGAGGATATCGCCGACAAGTACCGCGAGATCAAATCCAAGACCGAAGAGTGGATTGCCGAGCAGAAGGCCAAGCGCAGCTCTAAGCACGCTGCTGGCGAAGAAGTCGGCGCTTAG
- a CDS encoding formylglycine-generating enzyme, with protein MGGWRLAIWVILVGITLAFLYMVRGILLPFAAALIISVLLDPTVRKLRMRGYPRSLAIGLVFLAFFGVLIGIGAWLTPVVSNQLANLRSGIANFSNEIGASDPNQSFYIRWNPVVRAQGEGQLTAVDKILSEVAPYLDRMGLPANRRAIVDEYILPYQQEIAEYVERFFQSLFGALPAIATNIIFVVITPMLVWYMLVDLDRLKRRGALWIPPQIRDETLDILRDIARVFENYLRGVTLAILGYMTGASIVLSILGAPYGVLLGILFGAIYLIPFLGALTSLAILFLATGLSGKESIVGIAIASPWTAAAIVALIYAAFDRTYDMMVYPRVVGKSVGLNPIVSFFVVLSGGALFGLLGMILAFPLAGAVKVVLDRIIRVTTGPAEQVSLPALPLRHRITG; from the coding sequence TTGGGAGGTTGGCGATTAGCGATTTGGGTGATCCTTGTAGGGATCACCCTCGCGTTTTTGTATATGGTTCGGGGCATTTTGTTGCCCTTTGCCGCCGCGCTTATCATTAGCGTGCTTCTCGATCCCACGGTCCGGAAGCTCCGAATGAGGGGCTACCCGCGTTCGCTGGCGATCGGCCTCGTTTTCCTCGCTTTTTTCGGGGTGCTCATCGGGATTGGGGCGTGGCTGACTCCCGTCGTGAGCAATCAGCTCGCCAACCTCCGCTCGGGAATCGCCAACTTCAGCAATGAAATCGGCGCCTCCGACCCCAACCAGAGCTTCTACATCCGGTGGAACCCCGTCGTCCGCGCACAGGGCGAAGGGCAACTCACCGCCGTGGATAAAATCCTCTCGGAAGTCGCTCCCTATCTCGACCGGATGGGACTTCCCGCCAATCGGCGCGCCATCGTCGACGAGTACATCCTTCCCTACCAACAGGAGATCGCGGAGTACGTCGAGCGTTTCTTCCAGAGCCTTTTCGGGGCGCTCCCGGCCATCGCAACCAACATCATTTTCGTGGTGATCACGCCGATGCTGGTGTGGTACATGCTCGTCGACCTCGACCGGCTCAAGCGACGCGGCGCGCTGTGGATTCCGCCTCAAATCCGCGACGAAACCTTGGACATCTTGCGCGACATCGCGCGCGTTTTCGAGAACTATCTGCGGGGCGTCACGCTGGCGATCCTTGGGTATATGACGGGAGCTTCGATCGTGCTTTCGATTCTAGGCGCGCCTTATGGGGTTCTGCTGGGCATCCTCTTTGGGGCGATCTATCTGATCCCGTTTCTTGGCGCGTTGACCTCGCTTGCGATCCTCTTCCTCGCGACCGGACTGAGCGGCAAGGAGTCGATCGTCGGAATCGCTATTGCGTCGCCTTGGACTGCTGCGGCAATCGTCGCCCTCATTTACGCCGCATTCGACCGCACTTACGACATGATGGTCTACCCGCGCGTCGTCGGGAAATCCGTGGGCCTGAACCCGATCGTCAGTTTCTTCGTGGTCCTCAGCGGTGGGGCACTCTTTGGACTGCTTGGGATGATTCTGGCGTTTCCGCTCGCGGGTGCGGTGAAGGTCGTTCTGGATCGAATCATCAGAGTCACCACCGGCCCCGCGGAGCAGGTCAGCCTGCCCGCCTTGCCCCTGCGCCACAGAATCACTGGCTGA
- a CDS encoding inositol 2-dehydrogenase has product MAARVQHGRMLVRPGFNETAPEGSHGARSDWGLSGRYERTSPSIATGIVKFFRAQDHVRGDECWIGELSPPHLPLNSWGTADLSAWGPEVAHRLRSAFFHEAFHLGRTPSRHLLQLRDRFFANGTAYTVWDGPGRVRPLGQWVSERELVRPDELRSIASQLLETLRAVHRSGALLLGLDFETVWITDEGTLIVCSFGQTTQWLCDVLGAEGAKYAPSCVAPEQRVSGSVRSAATDVFGLCFLLYRLGIGVAPPEPKRGVSVPVPKVAFDSAAHFWGAVQLGLSPLPEERPNSAEKCGELLAQTGVAEPVPEDLESFEERALRLMTFRFARRECPSCGGVLERASPLPRLTCPVCRESKIRLRRFDPASCPVCHEGPVREFQNDSPIKVCPLCRSGLLSFRRGRWSLRVDEARCERCRANFDLFGGWLSPHPDASSEPARPDSEWREFSGRSLRVRVCLACQSQFDSEPDGRWTLIASPKRMPVASQYEEEWLRVASGLSPESGNAVCESCRSDYFLHGGMLTLIEARRDYFGFARHYTGQAVPIEQLPWIGVGKVSSGPGFVCSDCGSEFDDAPAGLRLVQTTNPTLRERTGKVLDLESWHRTAQRLPMRTEEREFESGFDRAMVEAYEQGRLPFGKGRRKRFLWRSPCVRLELRDEELRARSRCRFAVTPDYLEIGTVRRTRIRREEIAGVRLYDDSSLVIERIEGSAVYLQVPTVVLAAKLRSGPREARIGVANLANRLRTWLDEKRLDEPMPRVLRPSKPEAISQ; this is encoded by the coding sequence ATGGCTGCGAGGGTACAACATGGACGTATGCTTGTTCGCCCAGGTTTCAACGAAACCGCGCCCGAGGGCTCTCACGGAGCCAGGAGCGATTGGGGCCTGAGCGGCAGATACGAACGGACTTCCCCCTCGATCGCCACGGGAATCGTCAAGTTTTTCCGAGCCCAAGACCACGTACGGGGCGATGAATGTTGGATCGGCGAGCTATCGCCCCCTCATTTGCCGCTCAACTCGTGGGGCACGGCTGACCTTTCGGCGTGGGGACCCGAAGTCGCCCACCGGTTGCGGAGCGCGTTCTTTCATGAGGCGTTTCACCTGGGAAGAACTCCGTCGAGGCATCTCCTGCAGCTTCGGGATCGGTTCTTCGCAAACGGGACTGCTTACACGGTTTGGGACGGGCCAGGGAGGGTACGGCCGCTAGGGCAATGGGTTTCGGAAAGGGAACTGGTCCGCCCGGACGAGCTCAGGTCGATCGCGAGTCAACTTCTCGAGACCTTGCGAGCGGTTCATCGGAGCGGAGCGCTGCTCTTGGGCCTGGACTTCGAGACGGTCTGGATCACGGACGAAGGGACCTTGATCGTGTGCTCGTTCGGTCAAACAACTCAATGGCTGTGCGACGTGCTTGGGGCGGAGGGAGCGAAATATGCTCCTTCATGCGTTGCGCCCGAGCAGCGAGTTTCTGGCTCCGTCCGGTCTGCCGCGACCGACGTATTCGGCCTTTGCTTCCTGCTTTATCGGCTGGGAATCGGCGTTGCTCCCCCCGAGCCCAAGCGGGGCGTGTCCGTGCCGGTGCCGAAAGTCGCGTTCGATTCGGCCGCGCATTTTTGGGGGGCTGTGCAACTTGGGCTCTCGCCTTTGCCGGAGGAGCGGCCGAACAGCGCGGAGAAGTGCGGTGAACTCCTCGCCCAAACGGGCGTCGCCGAACCCGTCCCCGAGGATCTGGAGAGCTTTGAGGAGCGAGCGCTCCGGCTGATGACGTTTCGCTTCGCGCGCCGGGAGTGCCCCTCCTGCGGCGGGGTTCTGGAACGCGCGTCGCCCCTTCCGCGCCTTACGTGTCCGGTTTGCCGCGAGTCGAAGATTCGCCTGAGGAGGTTCGACCCCGCTTCCTGTCCGGTTTGCCACGAGGGCCCGGTGAGAGAGTTCCAGAACGATTCGCCGATCAAGGTGTGCCCCCTGTGCCGTTCGGGCCTGCTGTCGTTTCGGCGGGGTCGGTGGTCGCTTCGGGTCGATGAAGCGCGGTGTGAGAGATGTCGGGCGAATTTCGACCTTTTTGGCGGGTGGCTTTCTCCCCATCCCGACGCCTCGAGCGAGCCGGCTCGCCCCGATTCCGAATGGCGCGAGTTCAGCGGCCGGTCCTTGCGGGTTCGGGTGTGCCTTGCCTGCCAGTCCCAGTTTGACTCGGAGCCCGACGGACGCTGGACTCTGATTGCGAGCCCCAAGCGGATGCCGGTCGCTTCGCAGTACGAGGAAGAGTGGCTCCGCGTGGCTTCTGGCCTATCTCCCGAATCGGGCAATGCGGTTTGTGAGAGCTGCCGGTCCGACTACTTCTTGCACGGGGGGATGCTCACTCTGATCGAAGCCCGGCGCGACTACTTCGGGTTCGCAAGGCATTACACGGGCCAAGCCGTACCGATCGAGCAGCTCCCTTGGATCGGGGTCGGAAAGGTCAGTTCGGGGCCAGGGTTCGTGTGCTCGGATTGTGGTTCGGAGTTCGACGACGCCCCTGCGGGATTGCGGCTCGTGCAAACGACGAATCCGACGCTGCGCGAACGGACCGGCAAGGTCCTCGATCTCGAATCCTGGCACCGGACGGCCCAACGCCTGCCGATGAGAACCGAGGAGCGCGAGTTCGAAAGCGGATTCGACCGAGCGATGGTCGAGGCCTACGAACAGGGTCGCTTGCCGTTTGGGAAGGGCCGCCGGAAGAGGTTCCTTTGGAGGAGCCCATGCGTTCGGCTGGAACTGCGCGACGAGGAACTGCGGGCGCGGTCACGATGCCGTTTCGCCGTTACGCCTGACTACCTCGAAATTGGGACGGTTAGGCGAACCCGAATCCGAAGGGAAGAGATCGCAGGAGTGCGACTTTACGATGATTCGTCGCTTGTAATTGAGCGGATCGAAGGGAGCGCCGTCTACCTTCAGGTTCCGACGGTCGTGCTTGCGGCGAAGCTGCGATCTGGCCCGAGGGAGGCAAGGATCGGGGTTGCGAACCTAGCGAATCGACTTCGGACCTGGTTGGACGAAAAGCGCTTGGACGAGCCCATGCCCCGCGTGCTCCGCCCCTCAAAGCCAGAAGCGATCAGCCAGTGA
- a CDS encoding peptidase S8, translating into MYSLILAALLTPIQYNFPAQKPVVFEMKVSMQGYIPVLGGDEGTAELFLGIEVGALPPDSEGRLRAYNDLVEVKTVFNGATLPFGLDSIKSFFPKTTVSHSPHGKVLANDAPDVQLPVRLPGLDPKRFPEITYLPLEFPAEGVEIGKSWTFVRKIGPDDMVYTVKTHSLDDASAKFGVSVQQTSLTYEDEAGELVAEAEAIRKVETTLTGQGEVHFDRKKGMATQVRVVTQAQGDVTDLSSKKVSQRQLTTTLDVRLRGTGPSIEPSPKKSSEAAGWQSWLQRAADFATNVSRSVSMGWSLLKAFLGIRVS; encoded by the coding sequence ATGTACAGCCTGATTCTCGCCGCTCTGCTCACGCCGATTCAGTACAACTTTCCGGCCCAGAAACCGGTGGTGTTCGAGATGAAGGTCTCGATGCAGGGATACATCCCGGTCTTGGGTGGAGACGAGGGCACGGCGGAGTTGTTTCTGGGGATCGAAGTCGGCGCCCTGCCCCCCGATTCTGAGGGCCGGCTGCGAGCCTACAACGACCTCGTCGAAGTGAAGACGGTCTTCAATGGGGCGACCCTTCCTTTCGGACTGGACAGCATCAAGTCGTTCTTCCCGAAGACGACGGTCAGCCACTCGCCGCACGGCAAGGTTCTCGCCAACGACGCGCCCGACGTTCAGCTTCCCGTGAGGCTCCCCGGACTCGACCCCAAGCGGTTCCCGGAGATCACCTACCTTCCCCTCGAATTCCCGGCCGAGGGCGTCGAAATCGGAAAGAGTTGGACGTTCGTGAGGAAGATCGGCCCGGACGACATGGTGTATACGGTCAAGACCCATTCCCTGGACGACGCGTCCGCGAAGTTCGGCGTTTCCGTACAGCAGACCTCACTCACCTATGAAGACGAGGCGGGGGAACTCGTCGCAGAAGCCGAGGCAATTCGGAAGGTCGAAACGACGCTGACCGGCCAAGGCGAAGTTCACTTCGACCGCAAGAAGGGGATGGCGACCCAGGTTCGAGTCGTCACGCAGGCTCAGGGCGACGTAACGGACCTCTCCAGCAAGAAGGTTTCCCAGCGCCAACTGACCACCACGCTCGATGTCCGACTCCGAGGCACGGGGCCGTCCATCGAACCGAGCCCGAAGAAATCGAGCGAAGCAGCCGGGTGGCAATCGTGGCTGCAACGCGCAGCCGACTTCGCCACCAACGTCTCCCGGTCCGTGTCGATGGGTTGGAGCCTCCTCAAGGCGTTCTTGGGAATTCGCGTATCGTGA
- a CDS encoding type VI secretion protein: protein MSFPAARVTDMHTCPMSDGPKPHVGGPILPPGCPTVLIGGLPAARVGDLATCVGPPDTIVMGSNTVLIGGQPAARVTSTTAHGGLVIPPGCPTVLIGG, encoded by the coding sequence ATGAGCTTTCCCGCAGCGAGAGTTACCGATATGCATACGTGTCCCATGTCGGACGGCCCCAAGCCTCATGTGGGAGGGCCCATCTTGCCTCCCGGATGTCCCACCGTCCTGATCGGCGGCCTTCCCGCTGCGCGGGTGGGTGACCTTGCAACTTGCGTCGGACCTCCCGACACGATCGTCATGGGAAGCAACACGGTCCTCATCGGCGGCCAGCCCGCTGCGCGAGTCACCAGTACCACGGCCCACGGGGGGCTCGTGATCCCGCCCGGATGCCCCACCGTCCTCATCGGAGGCTAG
- a CDS encoding replicative DNA helicase: MKALHEGPAPLYSVEAEMSALGAAMFGERPAELVLKLVDDDDWYFPAHRDIYIAMRQLQMDNKPIDMVTVKQELIRRGKLEAVGGEDYLIAVAEFVPTPANAETYARLVREAATLRRLEAAGHEIVKVVRGPDETVEEKVKLAEQKVYQVGIREMGKEFIPMPNLAADVMNDLDLILESGSETLGITTGFYDLDEMVQGFHPGDFVIIAARPSMGKTALVLSMALHVAELAAEQGKGSVAFFSLEMSGKQLAKRLVSMLSRISMHSMRRTDLNDNTLKQLADACEHLYSLPIYVDETSDTTPLDALAKCRRLQREHGLSLVVVDYLQLMRYHRKTENRVQEISEIARSLKAMAKELKVPVIALSQLNRSVESRDKKMPQLSDLRESGSIEAEADVVGLIYREQYYKDRESPDEARREADHTEVASIIIAKHRNGPTGFVKLGFQATYARFVNIKL; the protein is encoded by the coding sequence ATGAAAGCACTGCACGAAGGACCAGCCCCACTTTATAGCGTCGAGGCCGAGATGAGCGCTCTCGGGGCAGCGATGTTTGGAGAGCGTCCGGCCGAACTCGTCCTCAAGCTCGTCGACGACGATGACTGGTACTTCCCCGCTCACCGCGACATCTATATCGCCATGCGGCAGTTGCAGATGGACAACAAGCCGATCGACATGGTCACGGTCAAACAGGAGTTGATCCGCCGGGGCAAGTTGGAGGCGGTTGGCGGGGAGGACTACCTGATCGCGGTCGCGGAGTTCGTCCCGACGCCCGCCAATGCCGAAACGTATGCTCGACTGGTCAGGGAGGCGGCCACCCTCCGCAGACTCGAAGCCGCGGGGCACGAGATCGTGAAGGTGGTCCGCGGTCCGGACGAAACGGTCGAGGAAAAGGTCAAGTTAGCCGAACAAAAGGTGTACCAAGTGGGCATTCGGGAGATGGGTAAGGAGTTCATCCCGATGCCCAACCTCGCTGCCGACGTGATGAACGACCTCGACCTGATCTTGGAGTCAGGCTCGGAGACTCTCGGCATCACAACGGGATTTTATGACCTCGACGAAATGGTCCAGGGGTTTCATCCGGGCGACTTCGTCATCATCGCCGCGCGGCCCTCGATGGGAAAGACCGCGCTCGTCCTAAGCATGGCGCTTCACGTCGCGGAACTCGCCGCCGAACAGGGCAAGGGCTCCGTAGCGTTCTTTTCGTTGGAAATGAGCGGCAAACAGCTTGCCAAGCGGCTCGTTTCTATGCTGAGCCGAATCTCGATGCACAGCATGAGGCGTACCGACCTCAACGATAACACCCTCAAGCAGCTCGCCGACGCTTGCGAACACCTCTACAGCTTGCCCATCTACGTCGATGAGACCTCCGACACCACGCCGCTCGACGCGCTCGCCAAGTGCCGGAGACTCCAGCGCGAACACGGGCTCTCGTTGGTCGTGGTGGACTACCTTCAGCTCATGCGCTATCACCGCAAGACCGAAAACCGGGTTCAAGAAATCAGCGAGATCGCCCGCTCGCTCAAGGCGATGGCGAAGGAACTCAAGGTGCCCGTGATCGCCCTAAGCCAACTCAACCGGAGCGTCGAATCGCGCGACAAGAAGATGCCGCAACTCAGCGACCTGCGGGAGTCCGGCTCGATCGAAGCGGAAGCCGACGTCGTGGGTTTGATCTATCGGGAGCAATACTACAAGGATCGGGAGTCGCCCGATGAAGCGCGCCGCGAGGCGGACCACACCGAAGTTGCGAGCATCATCATCGCCAAACACCGAAACGGCCCGACGGGGTTTGTCAAGCTGGGATTCCAAGCCACCTACGCTCGGTTCGTCAACATCAAGCTGTAG